GAAAGCCTATGGCACACCGGCAGGCGATGCGCCGCTGGCCCCCCTGAACATCACCCGCCGCATGCCCGGCGCCCATGATGTGCAGATCGGGATTCTGTTCTGCGGCATCTGCCATTCCGACCTGCACCAGGCCCGGGGCGAATGGGCCGGAACTCTGTATCCCTGTGTTCCGGGTCACGAAATCGTCGGCCGCGTCGCCTCGGTCGGCGCACATGTCACCCGCCACAGGCCCGGAGACCTGGTCGGCGTCGGCTGCATCGTCGACAGCTGCCAGCATTGCGCCGAGTGCAATGACGGGCTGGAGAATTACTGCGACAGCATGATCGGCACCTATAACGGGCCGACGCCGGACGCGCCCGGCCATACCCTTGGCGGCTATTCGCAAGAGGTGGTGGTACATGAGCGCTATGTGCTGAAGATCACCCATCCCGAGGATCAGCTGGCCGCCGTGGCCCCGCTTCTCTGCGCCGGATCACCACCTGGTCGCCGCTGCGCCATTGGGGACGGGCCCGGGCAAGAAGATTGGCGTCGTCGGTATCGGCGGTCTTGGCCATATGGGAATCAAACTGGCCCATGCCATGGGCGCGCATGTGGTGGCCTTTACCACCTCGGAGTCAAAACGGACCGATGCGCTGAAGCTCGGCGCGGATCAGGTTGTGGTATCGCGCAACGCGGCAGAGATGGCCGCCCATGCCAAAAGCTTCGATCTGATCCTGAACACGGTGGCCGCGCCCCATGATCTGGACGCGTTCCTCGTGCTGTTGAAGCGCGACGGTACGATGACGCTGGTCGGCGCACCCGCCACGCCGCACCCGATGCCCAATGTCTTTAACCTGATCATGCGCCGCCGCAGTCTTGCCGGGTCGATGATCGGCGGCATCCCGAGACACAGGAGATGCTGGACTTCTGCGCGAAACACCGCATCACTTCCGATATCGAGATGATCCGTGCCGACGAAATCGAGGCCGCTTACGAACGGATGCTGAAAGGCGATGTGAAATACCGCTTCGTCATGGATATCGCCACGATGTGATCCAGCAAGGCGCTCCGGCATTGCCGGGGCGCCTTGCTGGCTGCCGGGTGGCGGGCTCCGGATTTCCCCATGGTCTTCGTCCGCTAAGGCGTGGCAAAGGCGCCTTGGGCCTTATTAAGGTTTCAGATGTTCCAGGAGCGGTCTGTGACGGGCCCAATCGGGGTTTGCGCCGCTTCCGGGTTTTGCATGGCGGATGCGAACGTCTCGTACAACGCGCCGGCTCCCCCGGGAAATCCCAGGGCATCGCCGCTCTGTCGCTGAAAATTGCGCTTCTTTCGTCGAGGGCTGGACGCCTGAGCCCTCCAGCCCGACTTTCACAAAGGACGTGGAAAGATGTCCAGCACCATCCAGGGCAAAACCATTCTGAGCATCGGCGCCTCTTCGGGTATCCGCGAGGCCACCGCATAGCGTCTTGCCGCCTGAGGCCCGGAGGTGGTTCTGAGCGCACGCCGCGAAGACCCGCTGAAAAAGGCCGCCCGGGCGATCACCGGGCGGGAGAGCAGCCGATCAGACAGGAGCCGGAGTCACTGAGGACAAACTGGCCTTCGTTGCCCGGGCCCGTGCAACATTCAGCAGTAACGACTCCATCTTCCTTAACACCGGCCGATGCCCGGCGCGCCAGTCCCGGCACTCAGGATCACGGAATGGAAACCTCTTATTGATATGAACATCAATCGCAGCCTGAACGGGCGTGCCGCAGTCAGGCCGGCAATGCGTATCTTCCGGTCCAGGTCGCTGTAGCGTGCAGAGCGCCACCCGGCCTCAGGACATCAGGCCGACGCCGGGTTGCTGCGCAAGCCATCTCCGCAGAGCCGACACGCCGATGCCTGGCCTGGCCCGGTTCTCTCTTTCATTACAGGCCCTCAGGAGCACTCTGAAGCGGTTATCCCGTGAGGGGTTCATCTGCTGAACCGTGGGTGGAAGCACGGGAAGAGAAGCAGGCCGCATATAGCAGGCGATGGGATTTGACACTGGCCCGCTGGCCGTCGGCGGGAGCAGAACCGCTCTCGTCCTGCACCCGGATCTGCGGCAAGCGATGGGGCCCGGGATGGATCCGATCGGCCCCGCCTCGAATACATGAAATGACAGGATGCCGTGCAGTATGTCAGCCCGGACCCTGATCTGAACGGGGCGCGGCCCGCTCCCTGGATTTGCGGTTAAAAGCCTCCAGCGCCGAGAGCGCACGTTTGCGGCCCTGATCCAGGAGCGCGGCGCTGTCTGTAAGAGCGCGGTGCTCAGGCGCGTTCCAGGAGGCAGGCACAGTCTCACGCCAGGCGCTCGCCCTTCGCCCGTCAGCCAGTGATCGCGGTAAAGACTTTTTGGGTCAAAACTTGCCGCCTGCTTCTCCGGGTTGAAGATGCGGAAAAAGGGCGAGGCATCGGGCCCGCAGCCTGCAACCCATTGCCAGTTCATCGCATTCGCGGCCGGATCCCAGTCGGTCAGGCTGTCTTCGAAATGCGCAAGACCGATGCGCCAGTCGGTCAGCAGATGTTTCGTAAGCCAGCTTGCCACCACCATGCGGACCCGGTTGTGCATCCGCCCGGTCACCCGCATTTCGCGCAGGCCCGCATCAACCAGCGCGATGCCGGTTTCGGCGCGGCTCCAGGCCAGGGCAGCGGGATTGGCGCCAAGCCAGGGAAAGCGCGCCCAGTCCGCGCGCCAGGCCGTCTCGGCCAACTGCGGGAAGGCCAGGAGCAGATGCCAGGCAAATTCACGCCACAGAATTTCCGAAAGAAACTTCTCAACCCCGGGGCAAGCGCGGGGTCGATGTCGCCACGCAGCGACGCCATCGCCCAGATGCGGCGCGGACTGATCTCCCCCAATGCCAGATGCTCTGACATACCCGAAGTGGCGTCAATATCCGGGCGGTCGCGGTGGGCGGGGTAATCCGGCAGATGGGCGATAAAATCCCCGAGCCGGGCAAAAGCCGCTGCCTCGCCCGCAGGCAAGGCCTGTTCCGCCAGAACCGCCGCCCCGCGATACATATCCGGCGCGAGGGTCAGTTGTCCGGCCCGCAGCGCGCCGATGGCCGGCAGGGCGGTGATTGCAGCAGGGGGCGGCAGGGGCCGGTCGGGCCCCGCAAGCCGCACGGCCCGGGCAAAGGGGGTGTAGACGCGAAAGCTGCCTCCCGCGCCGGTTTTCACCCGTGAGGGATGGATCAGCAGATGGCCTTCATGCAGATGCAGCCTGACAGGGCCTGGCGCGAGTGCCCGGCGCAGGCCGTCCTGCGCGGCGCCGGTGGCCGCTGTC
The Gemmobacter sp. 24YEA27 DNA segment above includes these coding regions:
- a CDS encoding FAD-binding domain-containing protein — protein: MAETAWRADWARFPWLGANPAALAWSRAETGIALVDAGLREMRVTGRMHNRVRMVVASWLTKHLLTDWRIGLAHFEDSLTDWDPAANAMNWQWVAGCGPDASPFFRIFNPEKQAASFDPKSLYRDHWLTGEGRAPGVRLCLPPGTRLSTALLQTAPRSWIRAANVRSRRWRLLTANPGSGPRPVQIRVRADILHGILSFHVFEAGPIGSIPGPIACRRSGCRTRAVLLPPTASGPVSNPIACYMRPASLPVLPPTVQQMNPSRDNRFRVLLRACNERENRARPGIGVSALRRWLAQQPGVGLMS
- a CDS encoding zinc-binding dehydrogenase codes for the protein MGTGPGKKIGVVGIGGLGHMGIKLAHAMGAHVVAFTTSESKRTDALKLGADQVVVSRNAAEMAAHAKSFDLILNTVAAPHDLDAFLVLLKRDGTMTLVGAPATPHPMPNVFNLIMRRRSLAGSMIGGIPRHRRCWTSARNTASLPISR